The following proteins are encoded in a genomic region of Bubalus kerabau isolate K-KA32 ecotype Philippines breed swamp buffalo chromosome 15, PCC_UOA_SB_1v2, whole genome shotgun sequence:
- the LOC129629134 gene encoding olfactory receptor 51D1: MTVPNGTLVHPAYFLLVGIPGLGPDTHFWLAFPLCCMYALASLGNLAIILIIRVERRLHEPMYLFLAMLSTIDLVLSSVTMPKMVSLFLTGVQEIEFNACLAQMFLIHALSAMESAVLLAMAFDRFVAICHPLRHASVLTGPMVAKIGLAALTRGFVLFFPLPFILKRLSYCRKHTVTHSFCLHQDIMKLSCTDTTVNVVYGLFIILSVMGVDSLFIGFSYILILRAVLELSSQGAALKAFNTCISHLCAVLVFYVPLIGLSVVHRLSGPTSLLHVIMANIYLLLPPVVNPIVYGAKTKEIRSRVFHIFSQNGR, encoded by the coding sequence ATGACTGTGCCAAATGGAACTCTGGTCCACCCAGCATACTTCCTGCTGGTGGGCATCCCTGGCCTGGGACCTGACACCCACTTTTGGCTGGCTTTCCCACTGTGTTGTATGTATGCCTTGGCCAGCCTGGGCAACCTGGCCATTATCCTCATCATTCGTGTGGAAAGGCGCCTGCATGAGCCCATGTACCTCTTCCTGGCCATGCTTTCCACCATTGACCTAGTTCTCTCCTCCGTCACCATGCCCAAGATGGTCAGCCTCTTCCTGACAGGTGTCCAGGAGATCGAGTTCAATGCCTGTCTGGCCCAGATGTTCCTTATCCATGCTCTGTCAGCCATGGAGTCAGCTGTCCTGCTGGCCATGGCATTTGACCGCTTTGTGGCCATCTGCCACCCCCTGCGGCATGCTTCTGTACTCACAGGGCCTATGGTTGCCAAAATTGGACTAGCTGCCCTGACCAGAGGGTTTGTGCTCTTCTTTCCCCTGCCCTTCATCCTGAAGCGGCTGTCGTACTGCCGAAAGCACACTGTCACGCACTCCTTCTGTCTGCACCAAGATATTATGAAGCTGTCCTGTACTGACACCACGGTCAATGTGGTGTACGGGCTCTTTATCATCCTCTCGGTCATGGGTGTCGACTCCCTCTTCATTGGCTTCTCCTATATCCTCATCCTGAGGGCTGTGTTGGAGCTCTCCTCTCAGGGAGCAGCACTCAAAGCTTTCAACACCTGCATCTCccatctctgtgctgtgctggtCTTCTACGTGCCCCTCATTGGGCTctctgtggtgcacaggctgagTGGCCCCACTTCCCTGCTCCATGTGATTATGGCTAATATCTATCTACTGCTACCACCTGTGGTTAACCCTATAGTCTATGGAGCCAAAACCAAGGAGATTCGTTCTCGGGTCTTCCATATATTCTCACAGAATGGCAGGTGA
- the TRIM68 gene encoding E3 ubiquitin-protein ligase TRIM68 isoform X2, whose amino-acid sequence MPPAGRIPTPGPARHSLAPSLWAGPQSAAGKAAEEVDAAEVFVSGPAWKLHEALEHLRKEQEEAWKLEVGERKRTANWKIQVETRKQSIIWEFEKYRRLLKKKQPPGRLLEVEAAAALASLQQEERETMQKLELNHEALIQQSRVLWRMIAELEERSQRPVRWMLQGIQEVLNRSNSWSLQRPEPVSLELKTDCRVLGLREILKTYAADVRLDPDTAYSRLIVSEDRKCVRYGDTKQKLPDNPERFYRYNIVLGSQCISSGRHYWEVEVGDRSEWGLGVCKENVDRKEVVFLSPHYGFWVIRLRKGNEYRAGTDEYPLLSLPVPPRRVGVFLDYEAHDISFYNVTDNGSHIFTFPHYPFPGRLLPYFSPCYSIGANNTAPLAICSLDGED is encoded by the exons ATGCCGCCGGCGGGGCGGATCCCGACGCCAGGTCCTGCACGCCATTCATTGGCTCCTTCCCTGTGGGCGGGGCCTCAGAGCGCTGCGGGAAAGGCGGCCGAAGAGGTGGACGCTGCTGAGGTCTTCGTCTCCGGGCCAGCG TGGAAACTCCATGAGGCTCTGGAACATCTGAGGAAAGAGCAGGAAGAGGCCTGGAAGCTGGAAGTTGGTGAGAGGAAACGAACTGCCAACTGGAAG ATACAGGTGGAAACCCGAAAGCAGAGCATCATATGGGAGTTTGAGAAATATCGGCGATTACTAAAGAAAAAACAGCCACCAGGTCGGCTGCTGGAGGTGGAGGCCGCTGCAGCTCTGGCCAGCCTGCAGCAGGAGGAAAGGGAGACCATGCAGAAACTAGAGTTGAATCATGAGGCACTCATCCAGCAGAGCCGGGTCCTATGGAGGATGATCGCAGAGCTGGAAGAGAGGTCTCAGAGGCCTGTCCGCTGGATGCTGCAG gGTATTCAGGAAGTCTTGAACAG gagcaactcctggagtctgcAGAGACCGGAACCAGTCTCCCTGGAGCTGAAGACAGACTGCCGTGTGCTGGGGCTCAGAGAGATCCTGAAGACATATGCAG CGGATGTGCGGCTGGATCCAGACACTGCCTACTCTCGCCTCATCGTGTCTGAGGACAGGAAATGTGTGCGCTATGGAGACACCAAGCAGAAGCTGCCCGACAACCCTGAAAGATTTTACCGCTACAACATTGTCCTGGGCAGTCAGTGCATCTCCTCGGGCCGGCACTactgggaggtggaggtgggagacAGGTCCGAATGGGGCCTGGGCGTATGCAAGGAGAACGTAGACCGGAAGGAAGTGGTCTTCTTATCCCCCCACTATGGATTCTGGGTGATCAGGCTGAGGAAGGGCAATGAGTACCGGGCAGGCACTGATGAGTACCCCCTCCTATCCTTGCCCGTCCCTCCCCGCCGGGTGGGAGTCTTCCTGGATTATGAGGCTCATGACATCTCCTTCTACAACGTGACTGACAATGGCTCCCACATTTTCACTTTCCCCCACTACCCTTTCCCTGGGCGCCTCCTGCCCTATTTCAGCCCTTGCTACAGCATCGGAGCCAACAACACCGCTCCCCTGGCCATCTgctccctggatggggaagactaA
- the TRIM68 gene encoding E3 ubiquitin-protein ligase TRIM68 isoform X1, producing MDPAALMEAVVEEVACPICMTFLKEPVSIDCGHSFCHSCLSGLWEVPGESQNWAYSCPLCRAPIEPRNLRPNWQLANVVEKVRRLGLHPGMGLRADMCEPHREQLKMFCKEDSLIVCEACGRSPEHQAHSVVPMEDVAWDYKWKLHEALEHLRKEQEEAWKLEVGERKRTANWKIQVETRKQSIIWEFEKYRRLLKKKQPPGRLLEVEAAAALASLQQEERETMQKLELNHEALIQQSRVLWRMIAELEERSQRPVRWMLQGIQEVLNRSNSWSLQRPEPVSLELKTDCRVLGLREILKTYAADVRLDPDTAYSRLIVSEDRKCVRYGDTKQKLPDNPERFYRYNIVLGSQCISSGRHYWEVEVGDRSEWGLGVCKENVDRKEVVFLSPHYGFWVIRLRKGNEYRAGTDEYPLLSLPVPPRRVGVFLDYEAHDISFYNVTDNGSHIFTFPHYPFPGRLLPYFSPCYSIGANNTAPLAICSLDGED from the exons ATGGATCCTGCAGCATTGATGGAAGCTGTAGTAGAAGAAGTGGCCTGTCCCATCTGCATGACCTTCCTGAAGGAGCCTGTGAGCATCGACTGTGGCCACAGCTTCTGCCACAGCTGTCTCTCAGGACTCTGGGAGGTCCCAGGAGAATCCCAGAACTGGGCTTACTCGTGTCCCCTCTGCCGGGCTCCCATCGAGCCCAGGAACCTGCGGCCTAATTGGCAGCTGGCCAATGTTGTGGAAAAAGTCCGCCGGCTGGGGCTACATCCTGGAATGGGGCTGAGGGCTGATATGTGCGAACCCCACAGAGAACAGCTGAAGATGTTCTGCAAAGAGGACAGCCTGATCGTGTGTGAGGCCTGCGGCCGGTCCCCTGAGCATCAGGCCCACAGTGTCGTGCCCATGGAGGATGTCGCCTGGGATTATAAG TGGAAACTCCATGAGGCTCTGGAACATCTGAGGAAAGAGCAGGAAGAGGCCTGGAAGCTGGAAGTTGGTGAGAGGAAACGAACTGCCAACTGGAAG ATACAGGTGGAAACCCGAAAGCAGAGCATCATATGGGAGTTTGAGAAATATCGGCGATTACTAAAGAAAAAACAGCCACCAGGTCGGCTGCTGGAGGTGGAGGCCGCTGCAGCTCTGGCCAGCCTGCAGCAGGAGGAAAGGGAGACCATGCAGAAACTAGAGTTGAATCATGAGGCACTCATCCAGCAGAGCCGGGTCCTATGGAGGATGATCGCAGAGCTGGAAGAGAGGTCTCAGAGGCCTGTCCGCTGGATGCTGCAG gGTATTCAGGAAGTCTTGAACAG gagcaactcctggagtctgcAGAGACCGGAACCAGTCTCCCTGGAGCTGAAGACAGACTGCCGTGTGCTGGGGCTCAGAGAGATCCTGAAGACATATGCAG CGGATGTGCGGCTGGATCCAGACACTGCCTACTCTCGCCTCATCGTGTCTGAGGACAGGAAATGTGTGCGCTATGGAGACACCAAGCAGAAGCTGCCCGACAACCCTGAAAGATTTTACCGCTACAACATTGTCCTGGGCAGTCAGTGCATCTCCTCGGGCCGGCACTactgggaggtggaggtgggagacAGGTCCGAATGGGGCCTGGGCGTATGCAAGGAGAACGTAGACCGGAAGGAAGTGGTCTTCTTATCCCCCCACTATGGATTCTGGGTGATCAGGCTGAGGAAGGGCAATGAGTACCGGGCAGGCACTGATGAGTACCCCCTCCTATCCTTGCCCGTCCCTCCCCGCCGGGTGGGAGTCTTCCTGGATTATGAGGCTCATGACATCTCCTTCTACAACGTGACTGACAATGGCTCCCACATTTTCACTTTCCCCCACTACCCTTTCCCTGGGCGCCTCCTGCCCTATTTCAGCCCTTGCTACAGCATCGGAGCCAACAACACCGCTCCCCTGGCCATCTgctccctggatggggaagactaA
- the TRIM68 gene encoding E3 ubiquitin-protein ligase TRIM68 isoform X3, producing the protein MFCKEDSLIVCEACGRSPEHQAHSVVPMEDVAWDYKWKLHEALEHLRKEQEEAWKLEVGERKRTANWKIQVETRKQSIIWEFEKYRRLLKKKQPPGRLLEVEAAAALASLQQEERETMQKLELNHEALIQQSRVLWRMIAELEERSQRPVRWMLQGIQEVLNRSNSWSLQRPEPVSLELKTDCRVLGLREILKTYAADVRLDPDTAYSRLIVSEDRKCVRYGDTKQKLPDNPERFYRYNIVLGSQCISSGRHYWEVEVGDRSEWGLGVCKENVDRKEVVFLSPHYGFWVIRLRKGNEYRAGTDEYPLLSLPVPPRRVGVFLDYEAHDISFYNVTDNGSHIFTFPHYPFPGRLLPYFSPCYSIGANNTAPLAICSLDGED; encoded by the exons ATGTTCTGCAAAGAGGACAGCCTGATCGTGTGTGAGGCCTGCGGCCGGTCCCCTGAGCATCAGGCCCACAGTGTCGTGCCCATGGAGGATGTCGCCTGGGATTATAAG TGGAAACTCCATGAGGCTCTGGAACATCTGAGGAAAGAGCAGGAAGAGGCCTGGAAGCTGGAAGTTGGTGAGAGGAAACGAACTGCCAACTGGAAG ATACAGGTGGAAACCCGAAAGCAGAGCATCATATGGGAGTTTGAGAAATATCGGCGATTACTAAAGAAAAAACAGCCACCAGGTCGGCTGCTGGAGGTGGAGGCCGCTGCAGCTCTGGCCAGCCTGCAGCAGGAGGAAAGGGAGACCATGCAGAAACTAGAGTTGAATCATGAGGCACTCATCCAGCAGAGCCGGGTCCTATGGAGGATGATCGCAGAGCTGGAAGAGAGGTCTCAGAGGCCTGTCCGCTGGATGCTGCAG gGTATTCAGGAAGTCTTGAACAG gagcaactcctggagtctgcAGAGACCGGAACCAGTCTCCCTGGAGCTGAAGACAGACTGCCGTGTGCTGGGGCTCAGAGAGATCCTGAAGACATATGCAG CGGATGTGCGGCTGGATCCAGACACTGCCTACTCTCGCCTCATCGTGTCTGAGGACAGGAAATGTGTGCGCTATGGAGACACCAAGCAGAAGCTGCCCGACAACCCTGAAAGATTTTACCGCTACAACATTGTCCTGGGCAGTCAGTGCATCTCCTCGGGCCGGCACTactgggaggtggaggtgggagacAGGTCCGAATGGGGCCTGGGCGTATGCAAGGAGAACGTAGACCGGAAGGAAGTGGTCTTCTTATCCCCCCACTATGGATTCTGGGTGATCAGGCTGAGGAAGGGCAATGAGTACCGGGCAGGCACTGATGAGTACCCCCTCCTATCCTTGCCCGTCCCTCCCCGCCGGGTGGGAGTCTTCCTGGATTATGAGGCTCATGACATCTCCTTCTACAACGTGACTGACAATGGCTCCCACATTTTCACTTTCCCCCACTACCCTTTCCCTGGGCGCCTCCTGCCCTATTTCAGCCCTTGCTACAGCATCGGAGCCAACAACACCGCTCCCCTGGCCATCTgctccctggatggggaagactaA
- the LOC129628242 gene encoding olfactory receptor 52I2-like produces the protein MLGSPYNHTMEVPATFILVGIPGLQSSHLWLAISLSIMYTTALLGNTFIVTVIWMDSTLQEPMYCFLCVLAAVDMLMASSVVPKMVSIFSSGDNSISFNACFTQMYFVHAATAMETGLLLAMAFDRYVAICKPLHYKRILTLRVMLEMTVAITIRAIISMTPLSWMVSHLPFCGSNVVLHSYCEHIAVAKLACADPRPSSLYSLIVSSIIVGSDVVFIAASYILILQAVFDLSKNAQLKALSTCGSHVGVMALFYLPGMASVYVAWLGEDIIPLSTQVLLADLYLIFPSTLNPIIYGLRTKQIRNRTWSLLIHCLFNHSDLGS, from the coding sequence ATGCTGGGGTCACCCTACAACCATACAATGGAAGTCCCTGCCACCTTCATCCTGGTGGGTATCCCAGGTTTGCAGTCTTCACATCTTTGGCTGGCTATCTCACTGAGCATCATGTATACCACAGCCCTGTTAGGAAACACCTTCATAGTGACTGTCATCTGGATGGATTCCACTCTACAGGAGCCCATGTACTGCTTCCTGTGTGTTCTGGCTGCTGTAGACATGCTTATGGCCTCCTCAGTGGTGCCCAAGATGGTGAGCATCTTCTCCTCAGGAGACAACTCCATCAGCTTTAATGCTTGTTTCACTCAGATGTATTTTGTCCATGCAGCCACAGCTATGGAGACGGGACTGCTGCTGGCCATGGCttttgaccgctatgtggccatctgtaagcCCCTACACTATAAGAGAATTCTCACACTTCGAGTGATGCTGGAAATGACTGTGGCCATCACCATCAGAGCTATTATATCAATGACTCCACTGAGCTGGATGGTGAGTCATCTGCCCTTCTGTGGCTCCAACGTGGTTCTCCATTCCTACTGTGAGCACATAGCTGTGGCCAAGTTGGCTTGTGCCGACCCCAGGCCCAGTAGTCTTTATAGCCTGATTGTTTCCTCCATTATTGTGGGTTCTGATGTGGTGTTTATTGCTGCCTCCTATATCCTGATTCTCCAGGCCGTTTTTGATCTTTCAAAGAATGCTCAGTTGAAAGCATTAAGCACATGTGGTTCCCATGTGGGGGTTATGGCTCTGTTCTACCTGCCTGGGATGGCATCAGTCTATGTGGCCTGGCTAGGGGAGGACATAATACCTTTGAGCACCCAAGTGCTGTTAGCTGACTTGTATCTGATTTTCCCATCAACCTTGAATCCCATCATCTATGGCTTGAGGACCAAGCAAATACGGAATCGAACATGGAGCTTGCTGATTCACTGCCTCTTTAACCACTCCGACTTGGGTTCATGA